One Roseomonas sp. OT10 DNA window includes the following coding sequences:
- a CDS encoding MAPEG family protein, which yields MTTELRCLVWAAALGLLHLLLAAGATRMQRNDLAWAAGSRDTPQPPPTGVAGRLQRAQANFLETFPLFVAVLLAAQLGGRTGGAAALGAQVYLWARVIYLPLYAAGVPWLRSLVWGASVVGIAMVLFAALG from the coding sequence ATGACCACGGAACTGCGCTGCCTGGTCTGGGCCGCGGCCCTGGGCCTGCTGCACCTGCTCCTTGCCGCGGGCGCGACCCGGATGCAGCGGAACGACCTCGCCTGGGCGGCCGGCTCGCGCGACACGCCGCAGCCGCCGCCCACGGGCGTCGCCGGACGGCTGCAACGCGCCCAGGCCAACTTCCTCGAGACCTTCCCCCTCTTCGTCGCCGTGCTGCTGGCGGCGCAGCTCGGCGGGCGGACAGGCGGGGCGGCCGCGCTGGGGGCGCAGGTCTATCTCTGGGCCCGGGTGATCTACCTGCCGCTCTACGCGGCCGGGGTGCCGTGGCTGCGCAGCCTCGTCTGGGGTGCCTCGGTCGTCGGGATCGCGATGGTGCTGTTCGCGGCGCTGGGCTGA
- a CDS encoding sensor domain-containing diguanylate cyclase — translation MKVRQFFSEASTARWLIVAVALAVLLSTGASLQGHRETVALQLQAARLRQDMLDVRNLRAALLESESALRGYLLFGSAPYLTRFDQAAAVLENPEARRIAARVDAERARTQSQPIMGSLLRIVAVRRDVLARLQEGDRESVLAEGRSGAPQQAAEAVRQAMLGYLALREAEADAVDDSLAEIQAWVLWLVVASALVTLGALGFAGLQVSRRARSAMAAREELARRNDEVGGLLRMSDMLQACQNEEDLRRVVLHTAPEVLPGVPGALYVFNNSRDRLDVAAVWPEGTTLAGPDHFSPQDCWALKRGRPHLYGPGLGVPCDHVANGLPGLDVPMSARGEVYGVMQFGCAVAGTPGPRPNRDLAVALADGVSMALANLSLREKLRGQALRDPLTGLYNRRFLEEVSERYAGSTERRGASLSVVMVDADHFKQVNDRHGHAVGDAVLRALGSLIQGALRKGDVACRYGGEEILLLLPDCDPAAARERMEELRVRVSGLHEGTDTILPRVTVSIGIAAMPQHATSVAAAIKRADEALYAAKQGGRNQVVMARRPETEDSQPPHLADAAAG, via the coding sequence ATGAAGGTCCGGCAATTCTTCTCGGAAGCCAGTACGGCGCGCTGGCTCATCGTCGCGGTGGCGCTGGCGGTGCTGCTGAGTACCGGCGCCTCCCTTCAGGGGCACCGGGAAACGGTCGCCCTGCAGCTCCAGGCGGCACGCCTGCGCCAGGACATGCTCGACGTGCGCAACCTGCGCGCCGCCCTGCTGGAGAGCGAGAGCGCGCTCCGCGGCTACCTCCTCTTCGGCAGCGCGCCCTACCTGACCCGCTTCGACCAGGCGGCCGCGGTGCTGGAGAACCCCGAGGCGCGGCGCATCGCCGCCCGCGTCGATGCGGAGCGCGCGCGGACGCAGTCGCAGCCGATCATGGGCAGCCTGCTCCGCATCGTCGCGGTGCGTCGTGACGTCCTGGCCCGGTTGCAGGAAGGCGACCGGGAGAGCGTGCTGGCGGAGGGGCGCAGCGGCGCGCCGCAGCAGGCGGCGGAGGCCGTCCGGCAGGCCATGCTGGGCTATCTCGCCCTGCGCGAGGCGGAGGCGGACGCCGTCGACGACTCGCTGGCCGAGATCCAGGCCTGGGTGCTGTGGCTCGTCGTGGCCAGCGCGCTGGTCACGCTGGGGGCGCTGGGCTTCGCCGGGCTGCAGGTCAGCCGCCGGGCCCGGTCGGCGATGGCGGCCCGGGAGGAGCTCGCGCGGCGCAATGACGAGGTCGGTGGCCTGCTGCGCATGAGCGACATGCTCCAGGCCTGCCAGAACGAGGAGGACCTGCGCCGCGTGGTGCTGCACACCGCGCCGGAGGTTCTGCCGGGGGTCCCGGGCGCGCTCTACGTCTTCAACAACAGCCGGGACCGGCTGGACGTGGCGGCGGTCTGGCCGGAGGGGACGACGCTCGCCGGGCCGGACCATTTCTCGCCCCAGGACTGCTGGGCCCTGAAGCGTGGCCGGCCGCACCTCTATGGTCCCGGGCTGGGCGTGCCCTGCGACCACGTCGCCAACGGCCTGCCCGGGCTGGACGTGCCGATGAGCGCGCGCGGCGAGGTGTACGGTGTCATGCAGTTCGGCTGCGCCGTCGCCGGGACCCCTGGGCCGAGGCCGAACCGCGACCTGGCCGTGGCGCTGGCGGACGGGGTCTCGATGGCGCTGGCTAACCTGTCGCTGCGCGAGAAGCTGCGCGGCCAGGCGCTGCGGGACCCTTTGACGGGGCTCTACAACCGCCGCTTCCTGGAGGAAGTATCCGAGCGCTACGCCGGCTCCACGGAACGGCGCGGCGCCTCCCTCTCCGTGGTGATGGTGGATGCGGACCACTTCAAGCAGGTGAACGACCGCCACGGCCATGCCGTGGGGGATGCGGTTCTGCGGGCGCTGGGCTCGCTGATCCAGGGCGCGCTGCGCAAGGGCGACGTCGCCTGCCGCTATGGCGGGGAGGAGATTCTGCTGCTCCTGCCCGACTGCGACCCGGCCGCCGCGCGGGAGCGGATGGAGGAGCTGCGCGTGCGGGTCTCCGGCCTGCACGAGGGCACGGACACCATCCTGCCGCGCGTCACCGTCTCCATCGGCATCGCGGCCATGCCGCAGCATGCCACCAGCGTGGCCGCGGCCATCAAGCGTGCGGACGAGGCGCTCTATGCCGCCAAGCAGGGTGGCCGCAACCAGGTGGTGATGGCCCGGCGGCCCGAGACCGAGGACTCGCAGCCACCCCATCTCGCCGACGCCGCCGCCGGCTGA
- a CDS encoding glutamate-5-semialdehyde dehydrogenase, which produces MNVIADTAATSLDRAARAARAAARTLARVPGPQRDRALLAAAAALRERSAAVLAANAADLEAASGLTEAFRDRLVLTPARVEAMARGLEEIAALPDPVGRVLSEWTRPNGLVIRRVAQPMGVIGMIYESRPNVGADAAGICLKAGSAVILRGGKESLHSARAIHACLLDGLRAAGLPGAAVQIPPDADRAYVGAMLRASGLIDLIIPRGGKGLVTRVLEEARVPVLAHAEGLCHTYVHAAADPAMARTILANAKMRRTGICGATETLLIDAAIAPSLLPLLVADLRALGCDFRADARAQAIVADLPAATEADFSTEWLAPVLNVAVVDGVESALAHIARHGSEHTEAIVTADESAAREFLDGIGSAVGMWNASTQFCDGGEFGFGAEIGIATGRLHARGPVGVEQLCTYRYHVIGTGQTRP; this is translated from the coding sequence ATGAACGTCATCGCCGACACCGCCGCCACCTCCCTGGACCGGGCCGCGCGGGCCGCCCGCGCCGCCGCCCGGACGCTGGCGCGGGTCCCGGGGCCGCAGCGCGACCGGGCGCTGCTGGCCGCGGCCGCGGCCCTGCGGGAGCGGAGCGCGGCGGTGCTGGCCGCCAATGCCGCCGACCTGGAGGCAGCGAGCGGGCTGACCGAGGCCTTCCGCGACCGGCTGGTGCTGACCCCCGCCCGGGTGGAGGCGATGGCGCGCGGGCTGGAGGAGATCGCCGCCCTGCCCGACCCGGTCGGCCGGGTGCTGTCGGAATGGACCCGGCCCAACGGGCTGGTGATCCGCCGCGTCGCCCAGCCCATGGGGGTGATCGGCATGATCTATGAGAGCCGCCCCAATGTCGGGGCGGACGCCGCCGGCATCTGCCTGAAGGCCGGTTCGGCGGTGATCCTGCGCGGCGGCAAGGAGAGCCTGCACAGCGCGCGGGCCATCCACGCCTGCCTGCTCGACGGGCTGCGCGCCGCCGGGCTGCCGGGGGCGGCGGTGCAGATCCCCCCCGATGCGGACCGCGCCTATGTCGGCGCCATGCTGCGCGCCTCCGGGCTGATCGACCTGATCATCCCGCGCGGCGGCAAGGGGCTGGTGACGCGGGTGCTGGAGGAGGCGCGGGTGCCCGTCCTCGCCCATGCCGAGGGGCTCTGCCACACCTACGTCCATGCCGCCGCCGACCCGGCCATGGCGCGCACCATCCTGGCCAATGCCAAGATGCGCCGCACGGGCATCTGCGGCGCGACGGAAACGCTGTTGATCGACGCCGCCATCGCGCCGTCGCTGCTGCCGCTGCTCGTCGCCGACCTGCGCGCGCTGGGCTGCGACTTCCGCGCCGATGCGCGCGCGCAGGCGATCGTGGCCGACCTGCCTGCCGCCACGGAGGCCGACTTCTCGACCGAATGGCTCGCCCCGGTGCTGAACGTCGCCGTGGTCGACGGGGTGGAATCGGCGCTCGCCCACATCGCCCGGCACGGCTCCGAGCATACGGAGGCGATCGTGACGGCCGACGAATCGGCGGCGCGGGAATTCCTCGACGGCATCGGCTCGGCGGTGGGGATGTGGAACGCCTCCACCCAGTTCTGCGACGGCGGCGAGTTCGGCTTCGGGGCGGAGATCGGCATCGCCACCGGCCGGCTGCACGCGCGCGGCCCGGTGGGCGTGGAACAGCTCTGCACCTACCGCTACCATGTGATCGGCACCGGCCAGACCCGCCCCTGA
- a CDS encoding 2-keto-4-pentenoate hydratase gives MRRRLLAATLAVPLVLAGAAAAGAACPDDAAMQALSRSLLASQPVQPVLPPGSSLADGLCAQGKLVPLMSPTLGRVVGWKVGLTNDAAQRRFGVPHPVAAPIYESTVGTRSGGTVAMPYAAVPTVEADLVVRVRDAGIAAAGKDRVAILRHLDQVIPFIEMPDLALADMSKMDGPNLLAIGVGARLGVVGTPFEPPATEEFAARLGSMTVRIADDTKELSSAAGTALLGHPLDVIPWLVQDLAARGTALKPGDLISLGGFSPALPAQAGRTYTVTYTGLLDAPIPVSVTLR, from the coding sequence ATGCGTCGCCGCCTGCTCGCCGCCACCCTGGCCGTCCCGCTCGTCCTCGCCGGGGCGGCCGCCGCCGGCGCCGCCTGTCCCGACGACGCGGCGATGCAGGCCCTCTCCCGCTCGCTGCTCGCCAGCCAGCCGGTGCAGCCGGTGCTGCCGCCGGGATCGAGCCTCGCGGACGGGCTCTGCGCCCAGGGGAAGCTGGTGCCGCTGATGAGCCCGACGCTCGGGCGCGTCGTCGGCTGGAAGGTCGGGCTGACCAACGACGCCGCGCAACGCCGCTTCGGCGTGCCGCACCCGGTCGCCGCGCCGATCTACGAATCCACGGTCGGCACCCGCTCCGGCGGCACGGTCGCCATGCCCTATGCCGCCGTGCCGACGGTGGAGGCCGATCTGGTGGTGCGCGTGCGCGACGCGGGCATCGCCGCGGCCGGCAAGGACCGGGTGGCGATCCTGCGCCACCTCGACCAGGTGATCCCCTTCATCGAGATGCCCGACCTCGCCCTGGCCGACATGAGCAAGATGGACGGGCCGAACCTGCTCGCGATCGGCGTCGGCGCGCGGCTGGGCGTGGTGGGCACACCCTTCGAGCCGCCGGCCACCGAGGAGTTCGCCGCGCGGCTGGGCAGCATGACGGTGCGCATCGCCGACGACACGAAGGAGCTGTCCTCCGCCGCCGGCACGGCGCTGCTGGGCCACCCGCTCGACGTCATCCCCTGGCTGGTGCAGGACCTCGCCGCGCGCGGCACGGCGCTGAAGCCCGGGGACCTGATCTCGCTCGGCGGCTTCTCCCCCGCCCTGCCGGCCCAGGCGGGGCGCACCTACACCGTGACCTACACGGGCTTGCTGGACGCGCCGATCCCCGTCAGCGTCACCCTGCGCTGA
- a CDS encoding nicotinate-nucleotide adenylyltransferase: MFIERGLASPMPPPASLGQDLVRIVATRKVRPPLAAPGPRGDGRRARIGLLGGSFNPAHPGHAHVAQQALRALRLDAVWLLVSPGNPLKPARGMAPFRQRLAWAEGIADGRQVVATGIEAALGYRRTERTLARLRKLFPRVRFVFLIGADNLWQLPRWGGWQRLARHTPLAVLPRPDWTRRALRGQAASALRRHRRRPGALLAGAPTAGTVLRQPTPQAGWTLIPAWEHPASATALRAAAARRAEERRPGP, encoded by the coding sequence TTGTTCATCGAAAGGGGGCTGGCCAGCCCCATGCCGCCGCCCGCCTCCCTCGGCCAGGACCTCGTCCGGATCGTCGCCACGCGGAAGGTGCGGCCGCCGCTGGCCGCCCCCGGGCCGCGCGGCGACGGCCGGCGGGCGCGGATCGGGCTGCTCGGCGGCTCCTTCAACCCCGCCCATCCCGGCCATGCCCATGTCGCGCAGCAGGCGCTGCGCGCGCTGCGGCTGGACGCCGTCTGGCTGCTGGTCTCGCCGGGCAACCCGCTCAAGCCGGCGCGCGGCATGGCCCCCTTCCGCCAGCGCCTGGCCTGGGCCGAGGGCATCGCGGACGGGCGCCAGGTGGTGGCGACGGGGATCGAGGCGGCGCTGGGCTACCGCCGCACGGAGCGCACCCTGGCCCGGCTGCGCAAGCTGTTCCCCCGGGTGCGCTTCGTCTTCCTGATCGGGGCGGACAATTTGTGGCAGCTGCCGCGCTGGGGCGGCTGGCAGCGGCTGGCGCGGCATACCCCGCTCGCCGTGCTGCCCCGCCCGGACTGGACCCGGAGGGCGCTGCGCGGCCAGGCGGCCTCGGCGCTGCGGCGGCACCGGCGGCGGCCGGGGGCGCTTCTGGCCGGCGCCCCGACCGCCGGCACCGTGCTGCGGCAGCCCACCCCGCAGGCCGGCTGGACCCTGATCCCCGCCTGGGAGCATCCGGCCAGCGCCACCGCCCTGCGCGCCGCCGCGGCCCGGCGGGCGGAGGAACGGCGCCCCGGCCCCTGA
- the rsfS gene encoding ribosome silencing factor, which yields MPPPLLERIVAAAVASLEDDKAEDVVVLDVATRSSFADRMVVATGLADRQIQAMAQHLEEALEKEGVRRIRTEASPDWVLLDAGDVVVHLFKPEARFNYALERMWGPGSPPAEGAPESTPASATEEAEEMAEDEADDELSED from the coding sequence CTGCCGCCGCCGCTGCTGGAGCGGATCGTCGCGGCCGCCGTCGCCTCGCTGGAGGATGACAAGGCGGAGGACGTGGTGGTGCTGGACGTCGCCACCCGCTCCTCCTTCGCCGACCGCATGGTGGTCGCCACCGGCCTCGCCGACCGCCAGATCCAGGCCATGGCGCAGCATCTGGAGGAGGCGCTGGAGAAGGAGGGCGTCCGCCGCATCCGCACCGAGGCCTCGCCCGACTGGGTGCTGCTCGATGCCGGGGACGTGGTGGTCCACCTGTTCAAGCCCGAGGCACGCTTCAACTACGCGCTGGAGCGCATGTGGGGCCCCGGCAGCCCCCCGGCCGAGGGAGCGCCCGAAAGCACCCCCGCCTCCGCCACCGAGGAGGCGGAGGAGATGGCCGAGGACGAGGCGGACGACGAGCTGTCGGAGGACTGA
- a CDS encoding 23S rRNA (pseudouridine(1915)-N(3))-methyltransferase RlmH — MAVGRGRQGPEAALFAHHNARLRPPLTLREIAEGTGSPAEIRRREGEAILAALPAGTLAVALDLGGEAPDSEGLAALTARWEAAARPLAFLIGGAEGLDPAVLARAEHRLSLGRLTWPHLLVRGLLAEALFRAQCIRANHPYHRAWRPG; from the coding sequence CTGGCGGTCGGGCGGGGGCGGCAGGGGCCGGAAGCGGCGCTCTTCGCCCACCACAATGCCCGGCTGCGCCCGCCCCTGACCTTGCGCGAGATCGCGGAGGGCACCGGCTCGCCCGCCGAGATCCGCCGGCGCGAGGGCGAGGCGATCCTCGCCGCCCTGCCGGCCGGGACGCTGGCCGTCGCGCTCGACCTGGGCGGCGAGGCGCCGGACAGCGAGGGGCTGGCGGCGCTGACCGCCCGCTGGGAGGCGGCGGCGCGGCCGCTGGCCTTCCTGATCGGCGGCGCGGAGGGGCTCGACCCCGCCGTGCTGGCCCGGGCGGAGCACCGCCTGTCCCTCGGCCGCCTCACCTGGCCGCACCTGCTGGTGCGCGGGCTGCTGGCCGAGGCGCTGTTCCGGGCGCAGTGCATCCGCGCCAACCACCCCTACCACCGGGCCTGGCGCCCGGGCTGA
- the greB gene encoding transcription elongation factor GreB, with protein sequence MTQADDEDDAHDTPAGMPPGTPFYMTPAGHARLREELRALWDEERPKVVEIVSWAAALGDRSENADYQYGKRRLREIDRRVRFLRKRLEQAQVVDPAAQPRRDQVFFGATVTYAREDDSEVTVTITGVDETDLQQGRISWVSPVARTLLGKRVGDTARLRTPQGIEEIELVAIRYPDA encoded by the coding sequence ATGACACAGGCCGACGACGAGGACGACGCGCACGACACCCCCGCCGGGATGCCGCCGGGGACGCCCTTCTACATGACGCCCGCGGGCCATGCCCGGCTGCGCGAGGAGCTGCGCGCGCTGTGGGACGAGGAGCGGCCGAAGGTGGTCGAGATCGTCTCCTGGGCCGCCGCGCTGGGCGACCGCAGCGAGAACGCCGACTACCAGTACGGCAAGCGCCGCCTGCGCGAGATCGACCGCCGCGTCCGCTTCCTGCGCAAGCGGCTGGAGCAGGCGCAGGTGGTCGACCCGGCGGCGCAGCCGAGGCGCGACCAGGTCTTCTTCGGCGCCACCGTCACCTATGCGCGCGAGGACGACAGCGAGGTGACGGTGACCATCACCGGCGTGGACGAGACGGACCTGCAGCAGGGCCGGATCAGCTGGGTCTCGCCGGTCGCGCGCACGCTGCTGGGCAAGCGCGTGGGCGACACCGCGCGGCTGCGCACGCCGCAGGGGATCGAGGAGATCGAGCTGGTGGCGATCCGCTACCCGGACGCCTGA
- a CDS encoding NnrU family protein, translating to MLAALAWIALHPSVAGTRLRGLIVARTGEAGVRIGVSLASFLGIALLALAWCHAGTALLWVAPAWLRWGLVAWREPVWPALVGLLARAALLHAHRPIFGVSPLPG from the coding sequence CTGCTCGCCGCGCTGGCCTGGATCGCCCTCCATCCCAGCGTCGCCGGCACGCGCCTGCGCGGCCTGATCGTGGCCCGCACCGGGGAGGCCGGCGTCCGGATCGGCGTCTCCCTTGCCTCCTTCCTCGGCATCGCGCTGCTGGCCCTCGCCTGGTGCCATGCGGGAACCGCGCTGCTCTGGGTCGCCCCGGCCTGGCTGCGCTGGGGGCTGGTGGCGTGGCGCGAGCCGGTCTGGCCGGCGCTGGTCGGGCTGCTGGCCCGGGCGGCGCTGCTGCACGCGCACCGCCCGATCTTCGGGGTCTCGCCCCTGCCCGGCTGA
- the speB gene encoding agmatinase: protein MNAAHPQPVDAALVPRFAGIATFMRLPVAAAAAGLDIAFLGVPWDAGTTNRAGARHGPRALREQSALMRRAHHVTGVQPYDLARVADLGDVTVNPFDIRDTLRAIEAAVAGVAAAGAVPLLAGGDHLTTLAPLRALGREEPVGMIHFDAHSDTNDRYFGDNRLTHGTPFRRAIEEGVLDPRRVVQIGIRGSVYDPGEHGWAKEQGVRILYMEECARRGPDSVMEEARAVVGQGRTYVSFDIDCLDPAFAPGTGTPEIGGFTTREAQAMLRGLHNVRIAGADVVEVSPPFDLGGITALAGATMLFELLCAVAPQVAARRAG from the coding sequence ATGAACGCAGCCCATCCCCAGCCCGTCGATGCCGCGCTCGTGCCGCGCTTTGCCGGGATCGCCACCTTCATGCGCCTGCCCGTGGCCGCCGCGGCCGCGGGGCTGGACATCGCCTTCCTCGGCGTGCCCTGGGATGCGGGCACCACCAACCGCGCCGGTGCCCGCCATGGCCCACGGGCGCTGCGCGAGCAGTCCGCCCTGATGCGCCGGGCGCATCACGTGACCGGGGTGCAGCCCTACGACCTCGCGCGCGTCGCCGATCTGGGGGACGTGACGGTCAACCCCTTCGACATCCGGGACACGCTGCGGGCCATCGAGGCTGCGGTGGCGGGCGTGGCCGCGGCCGGCGCCGTCCCGCTTCTCGCCGGGGGCGACCACCTCACGACCCTGGCGCCGCTGCGCGCCCTGGGGCGGGAGGAGCCGGTGGGGATGATCCATTTCGACGCCCATTCCGACACCAACGACCGCTATTTCGGCGACAACCGCCTGACCCACGGCACGCCCTTCCGCCGCGCCATCGAGGAGGGGGTGCTGGACCCGCGGCGGGTGGTGCAGATCGGCATCCGGGGCTCCGTCTATGATCCCGGCGAGCATGGCTGGGCCAAGGAGCAGGGCGTCCGCATCCTCTACATGGAGGAATGCGCGCGGCGGGGCCCGGATTCCGTGATGGAGGAGGCGCGGGCCGTCGTGGGGCAGGGGCGGACCTACGTGTCCTTCGACATCGACTGCCTCGACCCCGCCTTCGCGCCCGGTACCGGCACCCCGGAGATCGGCGGCTTCACCACGCGCGAGGCGCAGGCGATGCTGCGCGGACTGCACAACGTCCGGATCGCCGGCGCGGACGTGGTCGAGGTCTCGCCGCCCTTCGACCTCGGCGGCATCACCGCCCTGGCCGGGGCGACGATGCTGTTCGAGCTGCTGTGCGCCGTGGCGCCGCAGGTCGCGGCGCGCCGGGCCGGGTGA
- a CDS encoding AsmA family protein — protein sequence MPRRIPRWLIWVGGPVAVLLLAVLLFSWSWFIPLVESQASAALGRPVHVARMQVRLGRVTEVTFGDVQVDNPPGFPPDPPFARIPRLTLRLDVMEYWRSRRVAIPLIEAERPQVEALAREDGSNNYTFPFGEPAGESDPDGAQATAAAAPRIDLLRVIEGQAHVVVPTLGADFQLAVATRDEAGPEPKIAVEARGTYGGQPITGRLLGGAVLALQDATKPWPVEMELANGPTRVALAGTLQNPLAFQGADLKLRLSGPDMALLQPLTGIPLPKTPNYQVEGQLDYVAGRVRFRDFGGRMGRSDLNGTITVTTGAGKPDVTADLRSRRVDLADLGGFIGEEPGRVSTPGQTPQQRREVARAEASSRLLPDEPLNLPKLEAANVHLKYRADSIIGRNMPFDTMGAEMEIENGAVTLKPLTLGVGRGQIAGNISLVPGEDGALRARADVQFQRLDVSRLMQATGAFEGAGVLGGRAVIEGSGKSLAAILGSGNGSLTLTMAGGGNLSALLVDLSGLRLANALLSLLKLPDRTQVECFLGDFALRRGVLSTRTLLLDTDDVLVQGTGTIDMGRERLNMRLQSDSKGFTIGQLPAPILIEGTFRNPSVMPEVGELVARGGIASGLGFLAAPLALLPTIQFGVGDDNRCEGLVRRSGGARQGNGRTGR from the coding sequence ATGCCCCGGCGCATCCCGCGTTGGCTGATCTGGGTGGGCGGACCCGTGGCGGTGCTGCTCCTGGCCGTCCTCCTCTTCTCCTGGAGCTGGTTCATTCCCCTGGTCGAATCGCAGGCCTCCGCCGCGCTGGGGCGGCCGGTGCACGTGGCCCGGATGCAGGTCCGGCTTGGCCGCGTTACAGAGGTCACCTTCGGCGACGTGCAGGTGGACAATCCGCCCGGCTTCCCGCCGGACCCTCCCTTCGCGCGCATCCCCCGCCTGACGCTGCGGCTGGACGTGATGGAGTACTGGCGCAGCCGTCGCGTCGCGATCCCCCTGATCGAGGCGGAGCGCCCGCAGGTCGAGGCGCTGGCGCGGGAGGATGGCAGCAACAACTACACCTTCCCCTTCGGCGAGCCGGCGGGCGAGTCGGACCCGGACGGGGCGCAGGCCACCGCTGCGGCCGCGCCGCGCATCGACCTGTTGCGGGTGATCGAGGGCCAGGCGCATGTGGTCGTGCCCACGCTCGGGGCCGACTTCCAGCTGGCGGTCGCCACGCGCGACGAGGCGGGGCCGGAGCCGAAGATCGCCGTCGAGGCGCGCGGCACCTATGGCGGCCAGCCGATCACCGGCCGCCTGCTGGGCGGCGCGGTGCTGGCGCTGCAGGATGCGACGAAGCCCTGGCCGGTGGAGATGGAGCTGGCCAACGGCCCGACCCGCGTGGCCCTGGCGGGCACGCTGCAGAACCCGCTGGCGTTCCAGGGGGCCGACCTGAAGCTGCGCCTGTCCGGGCCGGACATGGCGCTGCTGCAGCCGCTGACCGGCATCCCCCTGCCGAAGACCCCGAACTACCAGGTGGAAGGCCAGCTGGACTACGTGGCGGGCCGGGTGCGCTTCCGAGATTTCGGCGGGCGCATGGGGCGCAGCGATCTGAACGGGACGATCACCGTCACGACCGGGGCCGGCAAGCCCGACGTCACCGCCGATCTGCGGTCCCGCCGCGTCGACCTGGCCGACCTGGGCGGCTTCATCGGCGAGGAGCCGGGCCGCGTGTCCACCCCCGGCCAGACGCCGCAGCAGCGGCGGGAGGTGGCGCGCGCCGAGGCGAGTTCCCGCCTGCTGCCCGACGAGCCGCTGAACCTCCCCAAGCTGGAGGCGGCGAACGTCCACCTGAAGTACCGCGCCGACAGCATCATCGGCCGCAACATGCCCTTCGACACCATGGGCGCGGAGATGGAGATCGAGAACGGCGCCGTGACGCTGAAGCCGCTGACCCTCGGCGTCGGGCGCGGCCAGATCGCCGGCAACATCAGCCTGGTGCCCGGCGAGGACGGCGCGCTCCGTGCCCGGGCGGACGTGCAGTTCCAGCGCCTGGACGTGTCGCGGCTGATGCAGGCCACCGGCGCCTTCGAGGGCGCGGGCGTGCTGGGCGGCCGTGCCGTGATCGAGGGCAGCGGCAAGTCGCTGGCGGCGATCCTGGGCAGCGGCAACGGCAGCCTGACCCTGACCATGGCGGGGGGCGGCAACCTCAGCGCCCTGCTGGTGGACCTGTCCGGGCTACGCCTCGCCAATGCGCTGCTCTCCCTGCTGAAGCTGCCGGACCGCACCCAGGTGGAATGCTTCCTCGGCGACTTCGCGCTGCGCCGTGGCGTGCTCTCCACCCGCACGCTGCTGCTGGATACGGACGACGTGCTGGTGCAGGGCACCGGGACCATCGACATGGGCCGCGAGCGACTGAACATGCGCCTGCAGAGCGATTCGAAGGGCTTCACCATCGGGCAGCTCCCGGCGCCCATCCTGATCGAGGGCACCTTTCGCAATCCCAGCGTCATGCCCGAGGTAGGGGAGCTGGTCGCGCGGGGCGGCATCGCGAGCGGACTGGGCTTCCTCGCCGCCCCCCTTGCGCTGCTGCCCACCATCCAGTTCGGAGTGGGGGATGACAATCGCTGCGAGGGGCTGGTGCGGCGTTCCGGCGGCGCGAGGCAGGGCAACGGCCGGACGGGGCGCTGA
- a CDS encoding DUF2272 domain-containing protein, giving the protein MRPVLLPLLLLFLLAACATAPPLPQSSESHSLDPARERVVRAALTEWEAWGRPVQIGWALTLEDGEPSPENFPRILEYWQAVNEGRGVVRQLRALHDQMTLALAEGGQDPLPQPSISLFAYPAWSAAFVSHVMRQAGLGESDFPASSAHARYIDSLLARAAVDPDWASFRPEDPLASLAQPGDLLCADRSSLPLLHWTERLAEAGRFRPMHCDVVVTVRPGLVEAVGGNVRDSVTLRRFPADEQGRVLQAPYGEPQFFLLLENRIGTRGRATPQG; this is encoded by the coding sequence GTGCGTCCCGTCCTGCTCCCGCTCCTCCTCCTGTTCCTGCTTGCGGCCTGCGCCACGGCGCCCCCCCTTCCGCAGAGTTCCGAGAGCCATTCCCTCGACCCGGCCAGGGAACGGGTGGTCCGGGCCGCGCTGACCGAGTGGGAGGCCTGGGGCCGCCCGGTGCAGATCGGCTGGGCCCTGACCCTGGAGGATGGCGAGCCGTCGCCGGAGAACTTCCCGCGGATCCTGGAATACTGGCAGGCGGTGAACGAAGGCCGTGGGGTGGTGCGCCAGCTCCGCGCCCTGCACGACCAGATGACCCTGGCCCTGGCGGAAGGCGGGCAGGACCCCTTGCCGCAGCCCTCCATCTCGCTCTTCGCCTATCCCGCCTGGTCGGCCGCCTTCGTCAGCCACGTCATGCGGCAGGCGGGGCTCGGCGAATCGGACTTCCCGGCGTCCTCCGCCCACGCCCGGTACATCGATTCGCTGCTGGCCCGCGCCGCGGTGGACCCGGACTGGGCCAGCTTCCGGCCCGAGGACCCGCTGGCCAGCCTGGCGCAGCCGGGGGACCTGCTCTGCGCCGACCGCTCCTCCCTGCCCCTGCTGCACTGGACGGAGCGCCTGGCGGAAGCGGGCCGGTTCCGGCCGATGCATTGCGACGTGGTGGTCACGGTACGGCCCGGCCTGGTGGAAGCCGTGGGCGGCAATGTCCGGGACTCTGTCACCCTCCGCCGCTTTCCGGCCGACGAGCAGGGGCGCGTCCTGCAGGCGCCCTATGGCGAGCCGCAGTTCTTCCTGCTGCTGGAGAACCGGATCGGCACGCGCGGCCGGGCCACGCCGCAGGGCTGA